One window from the genome of Cricetulus griseus strain 17A/GY chromosome 2, alternate assembly CriGri-PICRH-1.0, whole genome shotgun sequence encodes:
- the Ccnh gene encoding cyclin-H: protein MYHSSSQKRHWTFAGEEQLARLRADANRKFKCKAVANGKVLPNDPVFLEPYEEITLCKYYEKRLLEFCSVFKPAMPRSVVGTACMYFKRFYLNNSVMEYHPRIIMLTCAFLACKVDEFNVSSPQFVGNLRESPLGQEKALEQILEYELLLIQQLNFHLIVHNPYRPFEGFLIDIKTRYPMLENPEILRKTADDFLSRIALTDAYLLYTPSQIALTAILSSASRAGITMESYLSESLMLRENRTCLSQLLDIMKSMRNLVKKYEPPRSEEVAVLKQKLERCHSADLALNVVTKKRKGYEDDDYVSKKPKQEEEEWTDDDLVDSL from the exons ATGTACCACAGCAGCAGCCAGAAGCGGCACTGGACCTTCGCCGGCGAGGAGCAGCTGGCGCGCCTGCGGGCCGACGCCAACCGCAAATTCAAGTGCAAAGCGGTGGCTAACGGGAAG GTTCTTCCAAATGATCCAGTGTTTCTTGAGCCTTATGAAGAAATTACACTGTGCAAATACTATGAGAAAAGATTGCTGGAATTCTGTTCGGTGTTTAAACCAGCAATGCCACGGTCTGTTGTG gGTACAGCTTGTATGTATTTCAAGCGTTTTTATCTTAATAATTCAGTAATGGAATATCACCCCCGGATAATAAT gcTCACTTGTGCATTTCTGGCCTGCAAAGTAGATGAATTCAATGTGTCTAGTCCTCAATTTGTTGGAAATCTTCGAGAGAGTCCCCTGGGACAGGAGAAAGCGCTAGAGCAAATTTTGGAATATGAATTACTACTTATACAGCAGCTTAATTTTCACCTTATTGTCCACAATCCTTATCGACCATTTGAAGGCTTCCTCATTGATATAAAG ACGCGGTACCCCATGTTGGAGAATCCAGAGATTTTGAGGAAAACAGCTGATGATTTTCTTAGTAGAATTGCGTTGACAGATGCTTATCTTTTATACACACCTTCACAAATTGCCCTGACTGCCATTTTATCGAGTGCCTCTAGGGCTGGAATTACTATGGAAAG CTATTTATCAGAGAGTCTAATGCTGAGAGAAAATAGAACATGCCTGTCACAGTTACTGGATATAATGAAAA GCATGAGAAACCTAGTAAAAAAGTATGAGCCACCCAGGTCTGAAGAAGTTGCTGTTCTGAAACAGAAGTTGGAGCGATGTCATTCTGCTGACCTTGCACTTAATGTGGTTAC gaagaagaggaaaggctATGAAGATGATGACTATGTATCAAAGAAACCCAAACAAGAAGAg gaGGAATGGACTGATGATGACCTGGTAGATTCTCTCTAA